A window of Pomacea canaliculata isolate SZHN2017 linkage group LG3, ASM307304v1, whole genome shotgun sequence contains these coding sequences:
- the LOC112560019 gene encoding bombesin receptor subtype-3-like, with product MRTTEDYTAFADVSTPQTMEKDGDITNFVENKIATGLWTYCMPIILIIGTFGNVSSILVFRRYKWRSSTLPMYLSALAFVDLNLLYFGLLENAVSLLLNRNMKSTNTALCIVVIWIVYSSGTVSAWLLVAVTLQRVMCVVWPHAMTSLCSTRKSIVLVLLIVTLPWVLHSCLAFAHYVNGNSTCTNYDDLEYFRFKVWPVVDMIVSSLVPATILLICNFILISRLYVSLNEARRLTCSSLSSRRRATSSTTMTLVILTTAFLLLTLPINVEQLWEGELRRRAVSPIPTSMEAKTYLAWTITDLLWYSNSALNFLFYCLSGSKFRNEFVVLLCCRENSTAKAKAMATPAKRSTSISEETKTKGENECSGTTNIDTKL from the coding sequence ATGAGGACAACAGAGGATTACACAGCTTTCGCTGACGTTAGTACACCTCAGACAATGGAGAAAGATGGGGACATCACGAATTTTGTGGAAAACAAGATAGCGACAGGTCTGTGGACCTATTGCATGCCGATAATCTTGATCATCGGAACGTTCGGGAACGTCTCCTCCATTCTCGTCTTTCGTCGATACAAATGGCGGTCTTCCACGCTGCCGATGTACCTCAGCGCTTTAGCCTTTGTGGACCTGAACCTCCTGTACTTCGGTTTGCTGGAGAACGCGGTGAGCTTGCTGCTGAACCGCAACATGAAGTCCACCAACACCGCCTTGTGCATCGTCGTCATCTGGATCGTCTACTCCTCCGGGACTGTCTCCGCCTGGCTGCTGGTGGCTGTGACTTTGCAGAGGGTCATGTGCGTGGTGTGGCCTCACGCCATGACCTCGCTGTGCTCGACCCGGAAGTCTATCGTCTTGGTGCTGTTGATCGTCACCTTGCCCTGGGTCCTGCATTCTTGCCTCGCTTTCGCCCACTACGTGAATGGCAATAGCACGTGCACCAACTATGATGACCTCGAGTACTTCAGGTTTAAAGTCTGGCCAGTGGTGGACATGATTGTATCCTCTCTCGTTCCGGCAACAATCCTCCTCATCTGCAACTTTATCCTCATATCACGTCTGTACGTCTCTTTGAATGAAGCTCGCAGACTGACCTGCAGTTCGCTCTCCTCCCGCCGGCGAGCCACCTCCTCCACGACCATGACTTTGGTCATCCTGACCACGGCTTTCCTGCTGCTGACTCTTCCCATCAACGTGGAGCAGCTGTGGGAAGGAGAGCTACGCCGTAGGGCGGTTTCGCCGATACCGACATCAATGGAGGCGAAGACGTATCTGGCCTGGACCATCACCGACCTCCTGTGGTACAGCAACAGCGCCCTCAACTTCCTCTTCTACTGTCTCAGCGGCTCTAAGTTCCGGAACGAGTTTGTGGTGCTGCTTTGCTGCCGCGAGAACAGCACCGCGAAAGCAAAGGCGATGGCAACACCCGCGAAACGCTCGACATCCATCAGTGAGGAGACCAAGACCAAAGGTGAAAATGAGTGTTCCGGAACTACTAATATCGATACAAAGCTTTAA